Genomic segment of Brachyhypopomus gauderio isolate BG-103 chromosome 10, BGAUD_0.2, whole genome shotgun sequence:
CTCTCGGGCACAATGCAAATATATATCACAGTTCTGGATGCTAATGATAACGCTCCGATCTTTACTGAAAGAGTCTATAAAGCCACCGTAACAGAAAATGCAGCAAGGGGCACTAAACTGACAACCGTAAGCGCTTCTGACGCGGATGAAGGCTCTAATAGTTTCGTGACGTATTTCATTTCTGACGCAGTGGACAGTACCGTAGCAAATAAGTTCACTGTACAAAAAGAAAATGGAGAGGTTACATTAAACGGTGAGCTGGACTACGAAAAATCTAATAGATATCAGCTTGATATTCAGGCTAAGGACCAAGGAGGGCTCTCTGACACCTGTAAGGTAATTATTGATGTGTTGGACATTAATGATAACAAACCAACGATCAATATTCTCTCTATGTCCAGTTCTATATCTGAAGAGTCTAAGCCCAGTGCTGTTGTTGCAATGATGAAGGTGAATGATCCCGACTCGGGGGCAAATGGCCAAGTTCAATGCACAATTAATGAAAATATCCCCTTTATCATCACATCCCCCTCCAGCAATTTCTTTAGCCTGCGCACAGAGCAGGACctggatagggagagagagtctGAGTACAACAtcactgtgttgtgttctgATGAAGGGGTTCCCTCCCTCTCCAGCAGTGCTTCTCTCCATTTACACATATCAGATGTGAACGACAACGCACCGGTCTTTGAGAAGAATAACTACGAGGCGTATGTAGTTGAGAACAACACACCAGGTCTCTCTGTATTCACAGTGAAGGCCAGTGACCCTGACTCCAATCAGAACGCTCGTGTGTCATACATTCTAGAAGACGGAACTGTAAATGGAGTTCATGTGTCATCATATGTGTCAGTCAGTGCAGACAGTGGAGTCATTAGTGCTGTGCGCTCTTTTGATTACGAGCAGTTAAAGGACTTTCACTTCCGTGTAAAAGCGCAGGATGGGGGTTCCCCTCCACTCTGTAGTAACGTAACAGTTAAAATTACAATCCAAGATCAGAATGACAACGCACCTCAGGTTCTCTACCCAGTACAGACTGGCGGCTCTCTGGTGGCTGAGATTGTGCCTCGTTCAGCAGATGTGGGCTATCTTGTCACTAAAGTGGTGGCTGTTGATGTGGACTCTGGACAGAACGCCTGGCTCTCCTACAAACTCCAGAAAGCCACAGACAGGGCTCTGTTTGAAGTGGGTCCACAGAACGGAGAGATACGAACTGTGCGCCAGGTGACTGATAAAGATACTGTGAAACAAAAGCTCACTGTTGTTGTGGAGGATAACGGACAGCCCTCTCGCTCAGCTGTAGTCAACATTAATGTAGCTGTGGCTGACAGTTTTCCTGAAGTGCTCTCGGAATTCACGGATTTCACGCACGGAAAAACATATAATGATGACCTgacattttatttagttttagcgTTAGCGGCAGTGTCATTCCTTTTCATCACGTGTTTAGTTGTTATAATATCAGTGAAGATCTACAGATGGAGACAATCCCGCATCTTCTATCAGTCCAATCTCCCAGTTATTCCGTA
This window contains:
- the LOC143525426 gene encoding protocadherin gamma-A8-like, producing MGPLYTEVFGSHNRMTGFALRHTVLFLVVFCSHSVCGQISYSIPEEMKKGSIIGNIAQDLGLDLKRLKSGKARAFSGDITEYIELNRDNGLLLIKETIDRESLCEKITPCALHVQLILENPMELYSITVEITDVNDNAPAFQKNEIRFEISESAAAAARLVLGRAVDPDVGINGLRSYALKPTDNFVLDNEGGGDRNVEIVLHKALDRETQARINLLLTASDGGEPRLSGTMQIYITVLDANDNAPIFTERVYKATVTENAARGTKLTTVSASDADEGSNSFVTYFISDAVDSTVANKFTVQKENGEVTLNGELDYEKSNRYQLDIQAKDQGGLSDTCKVIIDVLDINDNKPTINILSMSSSISEESKPSAVVAMMKVNDPDSGANGQVQCTINENIPFIITSPSSNFFSLRTEQDLDRERESEYNITVLCSDEGVPSLSSSASLHLHISDVNDNAPVFEKNNYEAYVVENNTPGLSVFTVKASDPDSNQNARVSYILEDGTVNGVHVSSYVSVSADSGVISAVRSFDYEQLKDFHFRVKAQDGGSPPLCSNVTVKITIQDQNDNAPQVLYPVQTGGSLVAEIVPRSADVGYLVTKVVAVDVDSGQNAWLSYKLQKATDRALFEVGPQNGEIRTVRQVTDKDTVKQKLTVVVEDNGQPSRSAVVNINVAVADSFPEVLSEFTDFTHGKTYNDDLTFYLVLALAAVSFLFITCLVVIISVKIYRWRQSRIFYQSNLPVIPYYPPGYTDTGVTGTLPHMYNYDVCMTTDSRKSDCKYSTLGGHKVLVMDQSFTETMQRTMKENSLLEDTNSPELVRVLKFHNLLLHTPPNLA